In the genome of Pongo pygmaeus isolate AG05252 chromosome 9, NHGRI_mPonPyg2-v2.0_pri, whole genome shotgun sequence, one region contains:
- the LOC129008996 gene encoding LOW QUALITY PROTEIN: homeobox protein DBX1-like (The sequence of the model RefSeq protein was modified relative to this genomic sequence to represent the inferred CDS: inserted 1 base in 1 codon) has product MMFPGLLAPPAGYPSLLRPTPTLTLPQSLQAAFSGHSSFLVEDLIRISRPPAYLPRSVPTASMSPPRQGAPTALTDTGASDLGSPGPGSRRGGSPPTAVSPASETTFLKFGVNAILSXGPRTETSPALLQSVPPKTFAFPYFEGSFQPFIRSSYFPASSSVVPIPGTFSWPLAARGKPRRGMLRRAVFSDVQRKTLEKMFQKQKYISKPDRKKLAAKLGLKDSQVKIWFQNRRMKWRNSKERELLSSGGCREQTLPTKLNPHPDLSDVGQKGPGDEEEEEEGRGSPSHRLAYHASPDPQHLRDPRLPGPLPPSPAHSSSPGKPSDFSDSEEEEEGEEEEEITVS; this is encoded by the exons ATGATGTTCCCCGGCCTCCTCGCGCCCCCCGCCGGGTACCCTAGCCTCCTGCGGCCCACGCCCACCTTGACGCTGCCCCAGTCCTTGCAGGCGGCATTTTCCGGCCACTCCAGCTTCCTGGTGGAGGATCTGATCCGCATCAGCCGACCCCCCGCCTACCTGCCCCGCAGCGTGCCCACCGCCAGCATGTCGCCGCCCAGGCAGGGGGCCCCCACGGCCCTCACCGACACGGGGGCCTCAGACCTGGGCTCCCCGGGTCCCGGCAGCCGGCGGGGCGGCTCTCCACCGACTGCCGTCTCCCCTGCCAGCGAGACGACGTTTCTGAAGTTTGGAGTGAACGCCATCCTCT TGGGGCCCAGAACAG AAACATCCCCAGCCTTGCTCCAGAGCGTCCCTCCCAAGACCTTCGCCTTTCCCTACTTCGAAGGGTCCTTTCAGCCTTTCATCAGATCTTCTTATTTCCCAG CGTCCTCCAGCGTGGTGCCCATCCCCGGGACCTTCTCCTGGCCGCTGGCCGCGCGCGGGAAGCCTCGGCGGGGCATGCTGCGTCGAGCAGTCTTCTCCGACGTGCAGCGCAAGACGCTGGAGAAGATGTTCCAGAAGCAGAAGTACATCAGCAAGCCCGACCGCAAGAAGCTGGCGGCCAAGCTGGGCCTGAAAGACTCGCAG GTGAAAATCTGGTTCCAGAACCGACGCATGAAATGGCGGAACTCCAAGGAGCGCGAACTCCTGTCTAGCGGGGGCTGTCGCGAGCAGACCCTGCCCACCAAGCTCAATCCGCACCCGGACCTCAGCGACGTGGGCCAGAAGGGCCCTGGGGacgaagaagaggaggaggagggccgGGGCAGCCCCAGCCACCGCCTGGCATACCACGCGTCCCCCGACCCCCAGCACCTGCGGGACCCGCGGCTGCCAGGGCCGCTGCCCCCCTCGCCCGCGCACTCGA